The Triticum aestivum cultivar Chinese Spring chromosome 6D, IWGSC CS RefSeq v2.1, whole genome shotgun sequence genomic sequence AGCTGCAGATCCTGCTCGAGTACATGGACGGCGGGTCCCTGGACGGCCGCCGCATCGCGTCCGAGTCGTTCCTCGCCGACGTGGCGCGGCAGGTGCTGTCGGGGATCGCCTACCTCCACCGGCGCCACATCGTGCACCGCGACATCAAGCCGTCCAACCTGCTCATCGACTGCGCGCGGCGCGTGAAGATCGCCGACTTCGGGGTGGGGCGCATCCTGAACCAGACCATGGACCCCTGCAACTCCTCCGTGGGCACCATCGCGTACATGAGCCCCGAGCGCATCAACACCGACCTCAACGACGGCAACTACAACGGCTACGCCGGCGACATCTGGAGCTTCGGCCTCAGCATCCTCGAGTTCTACCTGGGCCGCTTCCCGCTCGGGGAGAACCTGGGGAAGCAGGGCGACTGGGCGGCGCTCATGTGCGCCATCTGCTACTCCGAGTCGCCGGCGGCGCCGCCCACCGCGTCCCCGGAGCTGCGGAGCTTCATCAGCTGCTGCCTCCAGAAGAACCCGGCGAAGCGGCCGTCGGCGGCGCAGCTGCTGCAGCACCGGTTCATCGcctcgccgccgcagcagcagccgcaggccctcgccgccccgccgtgCTGACGGCTCGCCCGCCGTAACCAAGTTAAATTCGGAGGGAtcatggacggacggacggacggtgGCCGGCGGCGAGACGTGGGATCTAGGAGGAGGAGGGGCGATCTTTCTTCTTCTTAGCCATTTTGGGTAGTGAAGCCACCACCACAAATTTACCCATCCATCCCTCTGTTGTTGCTGTCGCTCCTGAAATTAAGCTCAAGCTTTTCTTTAGTTTCTCTGTTAAATGTTAATTAAATGTTGTCTCCTTCAAATGATGATTCTGAGGAGGATGATGAAGATATAATATGGTCCGTTAAGAAACCAATTTCTTGTTCCAAATTCGCAACATCGTCACAGCAGGCGGTGGTGATGTGCTCTGCTCTGCTCCTCTCGGtagagaagaagaggatgatgggATGACGACATGAGAAGCTTCTTGGATGCCGAGGCGGATTCGGCCGGATCACCACCATGGATATAAAAATGGAACGAATTTTGAAGCGGGGGGACCAGAACAACTAACTTTAATCGGAGCCCTCTCTTGCTTGTTCCTCTGGTGTTCTTGGTGAATCCGAATCGCATCGGGCATCCGCTCTCTTTATTCCCGTGAAAAAGATGGGTGCTCCTACGCTAGTAGCAATGGCCATCCATGTAGAGAGAGTAGCCGCAATCATGCAAGGCACATCAGAGCAGCAGCAATAATGGGCGCATCCATCCACAAATATTCCGGCACCGTTGCTTCCTTTTCCTCCCTCGCTTGTCAGTTGCGTTGCGccctctcctctcttcccttttGTTTCGGGCCCTACCTACACGGTGGCTTTGGATGCTTGGATTCTGGTGGTCATTTTTGGGGGTTATGCTCGGCATCCCCCGTGCTAATTCGCCATGGGAGTAAAGGGAAGCGTACGAGAGTGAGCACGAGAGAGGGACCCGTGGTtggaatggaatggaatggaaATGGATAGATTTGTAGGCCTTGGAAAGGGGCGGCACGCACAAAAGGAGCGGCGAGGCGAGCGCTCCATTAATGGAGGCAGCCCATGTGGCGTGGCGTGGAGCTTTCTCTCGTGCTTGCTCGTACGTACCCGCTGTACGTACGCGTCCCATTAACTCTGATGATGGCTGGCAGGTAGGCCCGGCCGGGAATGTGCAAGTAAATAGTGAGCGGAGACACGCTTCTTCTCGTGCCGTGCCGTGCATTGTGCAGGCGGCACGAAGACTCCTCGCTCCTGCAATTTAATGGCGTGTTTCACCATTGGCAGATTGGTGGATTCTTCTGAGAAAGGGGCGTGTgaaagagagaggggagaggtCCCTGGCTAGGTACCTACGTAGGACGACACTGTTTGGAAGTTTCGCTTCGTGTGGGAGCAGTGACGAGGGGTCACGTCGCCGGCGTCACCGATCGGATCCATCCATCGCCGCCGCAGGCCTAGGACCGCTAGCATGATGTGCCTGCCTTCTGACACGGCCATTGGTGCGTGATGCGTCATGGGAATTGTGATGACGCTGCGGGTGGGGACCCGGCTACGGTGCTGGTGGTGGTGCCCAGGGCGCTTTTGCAGTAAACAAAGGTTTCCGGGGGCGCATGCCCCACCTGTGATCTCGTTCGTTCCTTCATTCATCCCCACATGTGGGGCAAGACAGAGTGATGGACGGGGATTGCACACGGAAAGCAGAGGTTTTTGGTTTTGGAAGATCGATCGATGGTGGCTGCCTCAGCACACAACCCCACTCTTGTTTGGTGTGTGAGAGGATCCACACACATTGAGGTCATGTTCGAGTTGGAACATGGGTAGTTTTGGACAAACTTGGTATGAAGTTCTAGAAAGATTTTAGGGACGTTGATGATTCCCTGTCCATATCATTTTCAGAGTAAAAATGCGGCTACGGTCACTTGGATTTCATGGTCGGCGCAAAATCATCAATGAACTCAAGAAATCATATGTTCGAGTGGACAAAGTTATTCCGATCACGCAGATACGGTCATTGACACATCTCGTTTCTTTGGCCAAGTGTCGTCGTACGGCTCGGTGTTGGCTGCCAACTCGGCGTACCGAAAATCTCACGTGCGAGCCTCACGATTTCATAGTCTTTTTAACGCTGTTATTTGGTTCATTGCGGTCATAAGTATGAGCATGTGGAATTTTCAAGGGAGTGTAGTGTAAAAATACCGCACATTCTCACTAGAATTTTGCATTAAACCCCCCACGTCAACCTGGTTCCATCGATGCTGTGAAAAACCACTTGAAGAGGAAAGAAAGGAAAGAACgaaagggagaggagggaggagaccCTGATGATTCCGACGACGATAGGCTAGGGTTTTTACCACAACACGAGAAGGTGTCGGCGGCAACGATTTTGACCGGGATTTTCTTGGTCGAGTCGAAGCATGGTGGCGCCGCAAGTCGGCAGGAGAGTGAGGCTCCTCCAAACTACGATGGGTCTGTTGTTTCCGTCCGGCCCAGATGATCACCCTTGTTCAAGGGACGCAACACTTGCCTTTTCTTTGTCCTTGATCGTGTACATGGTCTAGATGACGCAAATGCCATGTTTTGTTGATGCGGTGTATGTTCAACAATTGTAAGCGGAGGGGTTTGGGGGAATTTGTGTGCCCAACATGCCGGGCCGTGGTTAAAGGTGAGGATTTTGGGAATTTGTGCCACCGTTGTCGCAATGTGGCATGTTAGGATATTTAAAAGAGTGATTTTGATGGATTTTTGGAAGATAGTAATGTGATGGATCACAAACCGAATGGCCAGTGTTTCTAGCTAAGTGAAATTGGCATGTAACAGAACAAATGTTTTATTGTTAACAAGGCCATGTTCAGTGAATTTTGCTGAAAATAAGTGTTGGCCAAATATATGTGAATTGTATGAGCATGTGTACTCATTTTAGTTAACTGAACTGTGCTTGTGATGTTAAGATATGTTTGCACATGCCAACTGAATGAGCATGCAACTGAATATTGCACATCTCCTGAATTTTGCATTTTAAGTAAAGATTTATTAGCAGATGTTAACTGGAATTTGCATGTTTACATGCTCATTTACATGCTTAATACTCCACGTATTGTGCTCTATTACCGAACCAACTCCACGTATTGTGCGACGATCGCCCTCCCATTACCTCGGTCACGTGACGATATGAAGATGTACAAAGGCTCAAAACGGACTGATCGGGCATGTCCGTAGACATTTGGGGATCGAAATTAGACAATCGTTGTTGTAGACGCTCTTACCACCGAGAAATTTTGCAATACTCTGTAACATGTTTCTTTAGCTCTTCATTACCATTAGACCTACGATCGTCGTGTTGCAACGCGACTAATGTCGTTCTTCGTTTCTTCCATTAGCCACACTGAAAGGAACACGTGATATGGTCACCTCTAACCAGCCATTGCCCACGCCGCAACGTATGCGTATGCCTGTGCAAGCTGTTCTTCAGCAAGGCGCCGACGCCGCTCTAGTAGCTTCCATACAAATTCATTATTCGGATAATCAAGATGAGTACGGCCAGTTCGTGACAGCTCAGGAATCGGATTCGGCCAAGCATCCACTCACATTACTGTTCCAACACGAACCTCGTGAAGTTTGCCTGTGCCACAGTAAGCCACGGAGCTGCCACAGGGTATGTTTTCTACTACAATTCATAAGCATTTTGTAAACTCGCGATCTGCGAAACTGTATTACGTTTTTTACAAGGCGAACTCGGTATGCAAATTGCTACAATGAGGTTTGACAGCAGCGTAGATAAGGTTTTGATTCTTCAAGTGCTACCAAGGCAAACGCCATTGAAATCATACGCGCCACTAAATTACCAGGCAGTAAGCTTAATACTATTgttagtcattatggtatacgacttctagtccaagtcagttttgtacccctaccccaagtcggtttgtaccctcttatatactcttgtatgccgcaccaaatcatcaataagcaacagttttattcagctttcatggtatcagataccggtcccagggtttagggtatggctccgccgccgccgccgcccggctacttcgagcgctgggccgcactcatcgccaaggctgccaacgccgcggccgcttctctctcggccctcaccatagctccacaaaactaccctgcacccatcctcgccgcaccaatatctcttgctgacacaatctccgacgtcagcccctacatccccatagttcttaatctcgccgcccacaactactatcattggagacatctcttcgatctccacctcggccgctgcaacctgcgctcgcatgtcgccgccaactgtcttccccgccccgacgatctgcaatggttgaaagacgatctcgcgatcgtccagtggttctacacccgcatcaccaccgagatcttcaacatgctcgatcacaacggcgccaccgctgccaacatctggcactccctccgtcagctcttccaaagaaacaccgacgctcggaaaaacgctctccacaccgagcttcgcaatatggtgcaaggagacgccccggtgaacctgttctgccagcgcgttaagaccattggtgatgagctccgcgaactcggcgatacagttagcgactcacagctaatcaatattgtcgtcgtcggcctcagcgaagactttgacaagcaagcctcgttcataccgatgatacggccccctcctaccttcgctgaagttcgttccttgctacaactcgcggcggaaacacaagctcgcaaggactctcgccccaaggtctttcatgctgcagctcgtcctcctctgtcatctacaccagcgccgccttccaggccggctcctgccgccgggccgtccgcatcgtcatctaTTCAACCgccccaggctggcgtcctagtccgaactaccgcggcaaaaaccctatctacaggccgccgtcgactcgttcggttccgcctacgacatcaccagcaccgagtcctgcaccacccaccagtgctccatctgcggttgcatggcggcctcctcatgatccttggacggggcttgtttaagcatggcccatgccctggtccgctccgtccaccctcggtgctccgccggcatactcaggtgcctggcaacccggccttcggccgcctactggtgctcccggggttctcaatccccgacagccggccaatgcctatcacgccaccccgacgtatgctccttatggtcattacagcaccgacggcggcgcctactacacacctcagccggccctgctcccgacgccacccccaccacagccggccaatgcctactacactccccagccggccctactgccttcaccatcgtatccgccggcactgcttccgacgccaccctcacctgcgacgtcgagctgggatcaagctgcctttctccaggccatgaataactttgctgcacaaggaaactcaggtacggattggatccttgattcaggggcctctagtcatatgtctgcatctagtaattggttatcttcttgcactaaatctcctttcccttccattatccttggagatggatcatctattcctatatattgtgttggtcaggctcaacttccctcttccaccaaacctcttttacttcgcgatgttctagttgcacccgccctcattaaaaatcttatctttgttcgccaatttacttgcgacaatctagtttcggctgaatttgacccttttggtttatctgtgaaggattacctgaccaaggccgagatcgctcgcttcaatagctccggtgatctttattctcttaatggagttcctgccgccacccctccaacatccatgctggcctccgtcgatctctggcatcgtcgcttgggccatcccaacccgccgtcttagcttctatgcttagtgaatttaccataccatgtaatagggactctcataattctgtgttttgcgagtcttgtcaatcaggcaaacatgtgcgtcttccctttagttcctctagttcttgtagcacttatccctttgaattaatacattgtgatttatggacctctcccattgcaagtgtttcgggttttaaatactaccttgttatcctagatgatttcacccactttgtctggacttttcctctacgcaacaaatccgaggtccattctcttttccttaattttcaacgctatgtgtctgttcacttcttcctcccaattcgctttatccaatgtgacaatggtcgcgagtttgataacattaaaaatcgtactttcttcttacaacatggcatcctgcttagattctcatgtccctacacctcccctcaaaatggtaaagcagaacgctctcttcgcaccctcaatgatatagttcgcactctcctcattcaatcatctatgcctcccaagttttgggctgaagccctacacatggccaccttccttttaaatattcgaccttctaagactaaacccaacactactccatattattccctctttctttcccaccccgactactccgcggttcgtgttttcggccgtctctgttttcccaatgcctacgccacttctgcaaataaattgtcaccacgctctatcccatgtgcttttttcggcttctctgacgagcacaaaggctatcgctgtctcgaccttcacaccggacacgttcatgtctctcgtcatgtcacgtttgctgagcacatttttcctttctcacaacgcactactacaccatccaacacccctagctccgcaaacaccccctctccccgtcctttccaactatatactcccctacctgccgaacacaacttatcaccaccaccattaacacccaccatagccaatcccaaccatacactcaccccacccgagacgtccccaacacccccgacccctgctccctccccaacacccccggcccctactcccactccaccacccagccctgctcccactccaccacccagccctactccttcgtccgactcttccgctgcgccggactcaccagtacccaccttaccccctcgtgttaatgatcatcgcatgcgtactagggccaaatcaggatttcatcaaccccaagaccgcctaaaccttcatacctccgtatctctcacttctcttccaaagaattacaaaactgctctacttgatcccaattgggccgctgccatgcaagaagaatataatgctttacttcgaAACAACACCTgacaacttgttcctcgtcctcccaatacaaatattgtttctggcaaatggatttttcgccaaaagttccactccgatgggagcctctcacgatataaaaggtgggtttgtcgtggcttttctcagcaacaaggaattgattacgaagaaaccttctctcctattgttaaacctagcaccattcgcaccgttcttagtgttgctgtctcctcttcatggcccattcaccaacttgatgttaaaaatgctttcctccatggttcccttcaagaaactgtctactgccagcaacctctgggttttgaaaatccatcctttccaactcatgtatgtcttcttcagaaatctctctacggtcttaaacaggccccacgagcttggtttcaacgcttctcctccttcattcaaacaataggcttcactccatctctctccgacacctctctttttgtgtatcatcaaacttctgacactgcctatttacttctctatgtagatgatatcattcttaccgcctcctctcaaaagttcttagatcatattgtctctcttcttagatctgaattttctatgactgacctaggactccttcatcatttcttaggcattgctgttgttcgagattcctccagactttttctttcccaacgccagtatattcttgatcttcttaatcgtgctggtatgcttgactgtcaatcatctcgcactcctgtcgatactagttttaaactttcggctaccggtgaacccttttccgatcctactctctatcgtagcctaacaggtgctcttcaatatctcaccattactcgtcctgaaatctcttttgctgttcaacaagcatgtctctatatgcatgatccccgggttcctcactataatcatgttaaacgcattcttcggtatttaaaaggaactctcaatcatggtctccacctcaataattcttctccaaactcgcttaccgcatactctgatgcagactgggctggttgtcctgacactcgaaggtccacttccggtttttgtgtttttcttggtaacaatttgatttcttggtcttcgaaaagacaggttacagtctcacgttcgtcggccgaggctgagtatcgcgctgtggcacatgccgttgcagatacaatctggattcggcagttactctccgagctacacaggcctattgagcaggctactatttgttagaaatatgccctagaggcaataataaatggttattattatatttctttgttcatggtaattgtctattattcatgctataattgtattgtccggaaatcgtgatacatgtgtgaatacatagaccacaacctgtccctagtaagcctctagttgactagctcgttgatcaacagatagtcatg encodes the following:
- the LOC123145816 gene encoding mitogen-activated protein kinase kinase 5, encoding MRPGGPPNARPGLQQQQPGTPGRARRRPDLTLPLPQRDLTSLAVPLPLPPPPSSAPSSTSSSGSGGASSMPMPMSMTPPNSAGSTPPAPPPLGELERVRRVGSGAGGTVWLVRHAPTGRAYALKVLYGHHDEAVRRQITREIAILRTAEHPSIVRCHGMYEQAGELQILLEYMDGGSLDGRRIASESFLADVARQVLSGIAYLHRRHIVHRDIKPSNLLIDCARRVKIADFGVGRILNQTMDPCNSSVGTIAYMSPERINTDLNDGNYNGYAGDIWSFGLSILEFYLGRFPLGENLGKQGDWAALMCAICYSESPAAPPTASPELRSFISCCLQKNPAKRPSAAQLLQHRFIASPPQQQPQALAAPPC